In one Echinicola marina genomic region, the following are encoded:
- the purH gene encoding bifunctional phosphoribosylaminoimidazolecarboxamide formyltransferase/IMP cyclohydrolase: MAVKKIQSALISVFYKDNLEPIIALLKEQGVKIYSTGGTQKFIEEQGAEVTAVEDLTGYPSIFGGRVKTLHPKVFGGILHRREDQGDLSQAQEFDIPEIDLVIVDLYPFEETVASGAPEQDIIEKIDIGGISLIRAAAKNFKDVTIIASRDQYGELEERLKKNEGGTTIEDRRYFAAQAFQVSSNYDTHIFNYFNQTEEIPALKISETTAKALRYGENPHQKAHFYGKLEDLFEQLNGKELSYNNLVDIDAAVALMAEFDGETAFAILKHNNACGVAKGASVKEAYLKAFEADTLSAFGGVLITNQTVDKAAAEEMHSLFFEVLIAPAFDEDALEVLKGKKNRILLLQKTKVGGTKQIKTLLNGIIEQDKDLFMETKEDFKVATKLAPTEEQKEALVFAAKVCKHTKSNTIVLSNQDQLFASGVGQTSRVDALKQAIEKAKSFGFELKGAVMASDAFFPFPDCVEIASKEGVAAVVQPGGSIKDQDSIDFCDQAGMAMVMTGVRHFKH; encoded by the coding sequence ATGGCTGTTAAGAAAATTCAATCTGCCCTTATTTCTGTCTTTTATAAAGACAATCTTGAACCTATCATTGCCCTACTAAAAGAGCAGGGAGTAAAAATATACTCTACTGGAGGCACGCAAAAGTTCATTGAGGAGCAAGGTGCAGAAGTAACTGCTGTAGAAGATCTTACTGGATATCCTTCCATCTTTGGAGGTAGGGTAAAGACCTTGCACCCAAAAGTATTTGGTGGAATCCTTCACAGAAGAGAAGATCAAGGAGATCTTTCCCAAGCCCAGGAATTTGACATTCCTGAAATTGATTTGGTGATCGTAGACCTTTATCCATTTGAGGAAACTGTAGCTTCTGGAGCTCCTGAGCAGGATATCATCGAGAAAATCGATATCGGAGGTATTTCTTTGATCAGAGCAGCAGCCAAAAACTTCAAGGATGTAACCATCATCGCTTCCCGTGACCAGTACGGTGAATTGGAGGAAAGATTGAAAAAGAATGAAGGTGGAACTACCATTGAAGACAGAAGATACTTTGCGGCCCAGGCCTTCCAAGTATCCTCTAACTATGATACCCATATCTTCAATTACTTTAACCAAACTGAAGAAATCCCTGCTTTGAAAATCAGTGAAACCACTGCCAAAGCATTGAGATACGGTGAAAACCCTCACCAAAAAGCCCATTTCTATGGTAAGTTGGAAGATCTTTTCGAGCAATTGAACGGAAAAGAACTTTCTTATAATAACTTGGTGGACATTGATGCAGCCGTGGCATTGATGGCTGAATTTGACGGAGAAACAGCTTTCGCTATCCTTAAGCATAATAATGCCTGTGGTGTGGCCAAGGGAGCTAGCGTAAAAGAAGCTTACCTTAAAGCATTTGAAGCAGATACCCTTTCTGCATTTGGAGGTGTGTTGATTACCAACCAGACTGTGGACAAGGCAGCTGCTGAAGAAATGCACAGCCTATTCTTTGAAGTATTGATTGCCCCTGCATTTGATGAAGATGCATTGGAAGTGTTGAAAGGCAAGAAAAACAGAATCCTTCTACTTCAAAAAACCAAAGTAGGTGGTACCAAGCAAATCAAGACTTTGTTGAACGGTATCATTGAGCAGGACAAGGACTTGTTCATGGAAACCAAAGAAGACTTCAAAGTAGCTACTAAGTTAGCTCCAACTGAAGAGCAGAAAGAGGCGTTGGTATTTGCTGCCAAAGTTTGTAAGCACACCAAATCCAATACCATCGTATTGAGCAACCAAGATCAGTTGTTTGCCAGTGGTGTTGGACAGACTTCAAGAGTAGATGCATTGAAGCAAGCCATCGAAAAGGCCAAGTCATTTGGTTTTGAATTGAAAGGTGCTGTAATGGCTTCAGATGCCTTCTTCCCATTCCCTGACTGTGTGGAAATCGCCTCAAAAGAAGGTGTAGCAGCAGTAGTTCAACCAGGAGGATCTATCAAAGACCAAGACAGTATCGACTTCTGCGATCAAGCAGGCATGGCCATGGTAATGACAGGAGTAAGACACTTCAAACACTAA
- a CDS encoding TraB/GumN family protein, which yields MKFRIIITILLLPLSLQVFGQNSKPKNEDIPPTILWKITGKDINQTSYLLGIHHLVSANWLYNFPEIKYAIENSDYLLTELYGENIDTTPLPENNIKALDILTPEEFNILDSFFIARVGEGIVDNEVAEEMNVFDMCSGILSTLMTSTESKELPSMDRELFSIFQHQGKPTYRMDKIEYHAIGINDTARAREVIKPMIELAKLGSLSALDLEDTVDTQGLVHIIKTYKKMTFKYKLEEADPQEKSLISRLSVKERNRLWLPTIVDKISKYDCLVAVGAYHLLYNTGLISHLRAKGYTVEAIALRKE from the coding sequence ATGAAATTTCGAATAATAATAACCATTTTACTTCTCCCCCTTTCCTTACAGGTATTTGGACAGAACAGCAAACCTAAAAATGAAGACATTCCTCCTACTATTTTGTGGAAAATAACTGGAAAAGACATAAATCAAACATCATATCTACTTGGAATACACCATTTAGTAAGTGCTAATTGGTTATATAATTTCCCAGAAATTAAGTATGCAATTGAAAATTCAGATTATTTGCTGACAGAGCTTTATGGCGAAAATATTGATACTACTCCACTCCCCGAAAATAACATCAAAGCATTGGATATTCTTACACCTGAGGAATTCAATATACTTGATTCTTTTTTTATTGCCCGTGTAGGAGAAGGAATTGTTGATAACGAAGTGGCAGAGGAGATGAATGTATTTGATATGTGTAGCGGAATCCTCTCCACATTAATGACATCTACTGAGAGTAAAGAGTTACCTAGCATGGATAGAGAATTATTTTCAATTTTTCAGCATCAGGGTAAGCCAACATATCGTATGGACAAAATAGAATATCATGCTATAGGTATAAATGATACTGCGAGAGCACGAGAAGTAATCAAGCCAATGATAGAACTTGCCAAATTAGGCAGCCTTTCTGCATTAGATTTAGAAGATACTGTGGACACTCAAGGGTTAGTTCATATAATAAAAACTTACAAGAAAATGACTTTTAAATATAAACTGGAAGAAGCAGATCCACAGGAAAAGTCGCTAATCTCTAGACTTAGTGTAAAAGAAAGAAACCGACTGTGGCTACCAACCATTGTAGATAAAATCTCTAAATATGATTGTTTAGTTGCTGTAGGAGCATATCACTTGCTCTATAACACAGGTTTGATCTCTCATCTTCGTGCTAAAGGGTACACAGTGGAAGCAATTGCATTGAGAAAGGAATAA
- a CDS encoding Rossmann-like and DUF2520 domain-containing protein, translated as MEKYSIAVIGTGNVAWHLAPALENAGHSITEVYSRDFHRAEKITKNLYTAEPKTDLDFSESKAEIYIMAISDHAIGQVADAIILPENSTLLHTSGSMDLNILAYSSATYTGIFYPLQSFSKSRSLDFEDVPFLVESDDQQTLQILKKLAKSLQSNFYQVKSKDRRALHVAAVFASNFTNHMIRISEEIMNRQGLDFEMLQPLIIEQISKTLQIGAKSAQTGPAVRGDLNTLDLHHQFLNYNEQLAEIYKQISQDIIDAN; from the coding sequence ATGGAGAAATATTCTATTGCAGTTATCGGAACAGGAAATGTGGCCTGGCATTTGGCTCCAGCCTTGGAAAATGCAGGACATTCCATCACTGAGGTGTACAGTAGGGATTTTCACCGTGCGGAAAAAATCACCAAAAACCTCTATACAGCTGAACCTAAAACCGACTTGGATTTTTCTGAAAGTAAAGCAGAGATTTATATTATGGCGATCAGCGATCATGCCATTGGACAAGTAGCAGATGCCATCATATTGCCAGAAAACAGCACCCTTTTGCATACCTCCGGAAGTATGGACCTGAATATTCTAGCCTATAGCTCGGCCACTTATACAGGCATATTCTATCCACTGCAAAGCTTCAGCAAATCCCGTTCATTGGATTTTGAAGACGTCCCTTTCCTGGTGGAATCGGATGACCAGCAAACACTACAAATACTTAAAAAACTAGCCAAAAGCCTTCAATCAAACTTCTATCAAGTCAAATCCAAAGACCGAAGGGCCCTGCATGTGGCAGCTGTTTTTGCCAGCAACTTCACCAACCATATGATCAGGATCTCTGAGGAAATTATGAACCGACAAGGGCTTGATTTTGAAATGCTCCAACCTCTGATCATCGAACAAATCAGCAAAACATTGCAAATAGGCGCTAAATCTGCACAGACAGGTCCCGCAGTTAGAGGAGACCTAAATACCCTTGACCTGCACCACCAATTTTTAAATTATAATGAGCAATTGGCAGAAATATACAAGCAAATTTCTCAGGATATCATCGACGCCAACTAA
- a CDS encoding rod shape-determining protein MreD, translating into MNSKTIFTSIIGLALYFLIQILVLKNLVLFGMAFCFLYVIYLLLLPIEIKTIPMMLLAFLLGFGIDIFYDSMGLHTGSAVMMAFLRRPWIQLITPTGGYDSNTPPNLLNMGMGWFLTYSLPLILLHHLTFFFIDNVGTNLYIPMIYKTLASTAFTFVIGIIVQVLFYKKSRSL; encoded by the coding sequence ATGAACAGTAAAACCATATTTACATCCATCATAGGACTTGCCCTATACTTTTTGATACAGATTCTGGTATTGAAAAACCTGGTGCTTTTTGGCATGGCTTTTTGTTTTCTCTATGTGATATACCTGCTCCTATTGCCCATTGAGATCAAAACCATCCCTATGATGCTTCTCGCTTTTTTACTGGGCTTTGGCATTGATATATTCTATGATAGTATGGGGCTTCATACAGGTAGTGCAGTGATGATGGCCTTTTTGAGAAGACCTTGGATTCAGTTAATCACTCCAACTGGAGGCTATGACTCCAACACGCCTCCCAATCTGCTGAACATGGGAATGGGATGGTTCCTTACTTATTCCCTGCCATTGATATTGCTGCATCATCTTACATTCTTCTTCATTGATAATGTCGGCACTAACTTGTATATTCCAATGATATATAAGACTTTAGCCAGTACGGCGTTTACCTTTGTAATAGGTATTATTGTTCAAGTCTTGTTTTATAAAAAAAGTAGAAGTTTATAA
- the mreC gene encoding rod shape-determining protein MreC, protein MQRILLFLYSIRAFLLFIILEAIAIWLIVSYNSPQGAVFFNSSNSFTGSFLNAKDGFTSYFTLGSTNEDLAAKNAELMAKLASYTPKKDSATFELDSVLSSNYEFRSAKVINNSINLQTNQITLNKGAKDGIKEGMGVFNGEGIVGRVKGVSKNFASVISLLHTDLLISSKIKTKNEIGSTQWDGRDPQFAKLKYVPRHVEVSKGDTVVTSGYNAVFPEGLLVGTIEEVNKGTETNYLDITIKLATSFNKLTYVYLVENNMEAELDSLQEISTSINEQ, encoded by the coding sequence ATGCAACGCATATTATTATTCCTATATAGCATAAGGGCCTTTTTGCTATTTATCATTTTAGAGGCAATAGCAATTTGGCTAATCGTAAGTTATAATTCACCACAAGGAGCTGTTTTCTTCAACAGCTCCAACAGTTTTACAGGCAGCTTTCTAAACGCCAAAGATGGTTTCACCTCCTATTTCACCTTGGGAAGCACCAATGAAGACTTAGCAGCTAAAAATGCAGAACTAATGGCCAAGTTGGCCAGCTACACCCCAAAAAAGGACAGTGCTACCTTTGAGTTGGACAGTGTACTCAGTTCCAATTATGAATTTCGATCTGCAAAGGTCATCAATAATTCCATCAATCTTCAAACCAATCAAATCACCCTAAACAAGGGCGCTAAGGATGGCATTAAAGAGGGCATGGGCGTATTTAATGGTGAAGGAATCGTCGGAAGGGTTAAAGGGGTATCCAAAAACTTTGCATCTGTCATATCACTTTTGCACACGGACTTACTGATATCGTCTAAAATCAAAACCAAAAATGAAATTGGCTCCACCCAATGGGATGGTAGAGACCCTCAATTTGCCAAGCTAAAATATGTCCCAAGACACGTAGAAGTCAGCAAAGGTGACACGGTGGTAACATCAGGCTATAATGCCGTTTTCCCTGAGGGACTTTTGGTCGGCACCATCGAGGAAGTCAACAAGGGAACAGAAACCAATTATTTGGACATTACCATTAAATTGGCCACCAGTTTCAATAAACTGACCTATGTATACCTGGTAGAAAACAATATGGAGGCTGAATTGGATTCACTCCAAGAAATTTCCACAAGCATCAATGAACAGTAA
- the purN gene encoding phosphoribosylglycinamide formyltransferase, which produces MKKIAILASGNGSNAEEIIKHFKGSDLAQIICIASNKKDAYVLERAKNHNIPSFSFTKSEMEAGILEKTFEEMEVDFVVLAGFLLKIPDGLIQNFPDRMINIHPALLPKHGGKGMYGMRVHEAVKENGDQETGITIHFVNEKYDDGRVIFQKAVAVEESDSPEDIANKVHALEYKYFPKVIESLL; this is translated from the coding sequence TTGAAAAAAATCGCCATCCTAGCCTCCGGAAATGGCAGCAATGCCGAGGAGATCATCAAGCATTTCAAAGGCTCCGACTTGGCCCAAATAATTTGCATCGCGTCTAATAAGAAAGATGCTTATGTATTGGAAAGGGCAAAAAACCATAATATCCCCAGTTTTTCCTTTACCAAGTCTGAAATGGAAGCTGGAATTTTGGAAAAGACCTTTGAGGAAATGGAAGTGGATTTTGTCGTTTTGGCGGGATTCCTGTTAAAAATCCCTGACGGACTTATCCAGAACTTCCCTGACAGAATGATCAATATTCATCCTGCTTTGCTTCCAAAACATGGAGGAAAAGGCATGTATGGCATGCGCGTACATGAAGCAGTAAAGGAAAATGGTGATCAAGAAACTGGCATTACCATCCACTTTGTCAATGAAAAATATGACGATGGCCGGGTCATCTTCCAGAAAGCAGTAGCTGTGGAAGAATCCGATAGCCCAGAGGACATTGCCAACAAAGTACATGCATTAGAATACAAATATTTCCCAAAAGTAATCGAAAGTCTGCTTTAA
- a CDS encoding geranylgeranylglycerol-phosphate geranylgeranyltransferase, which produces MNMSSSSKAFSFSAFFKIIRSDNLLMMAFAQIMTAYFLVEKQMNGQSVIGDYKLYLLILSTITIAAAGYLINDYYDVKIDYINKPNEVIIGKGMRRRMVMFLHTVLNFAGIGLACLVGLKIGLIHFIAAFVLWLYSNSLKRLPFVGNLAVASLTGLAIWIIGFYYQRSELLVLTYAIFAFFINLIREIIKDIEDREGDRKHGCKTLPIVLGFRATKNIIFIIAAIFITAILVVAYKVNNPLLYIYFGGLGILFFLFMYKIYYADRKSHFTQLSRLSKLLMLTGVISMAFL; this is translated from the coding sequence ATGAATATGTCCTCATCATCAAAAGCATTTTCCTTTTCTGCCTTTTTCAAAATTATCAGGTCTGATAATTTGCTGATGATGGCTTTCGCCCAAATCATGACCGCTTACTTTTTGGTCGAAAAACAAATGAATGGCCAATCAGTAATAGGGGATTACAAGCTCTATTTACTCATCCTTTCCACTATTACCATCGCTGCGGCCGGTTACCTAATCAATGATTATTATGATGTTAAAATCGACTATATCAACAAACCCAATGAAGTCATCATAGGTAAGGGAATGCGCAGAAGAATGGTTATGTTCCTCCATACGGTATTGAATTTTGCAGGAATAGGCCTTGCCTGTCTGGTAGGCCTAAAAATAGGCCTTATACATTTTATCGCTGCATTTGTCCTTTGGCTTTATTCTAATTCTCTGAAAAGATTACCTTTTGTAGGCAACCTGGCCGTGGCTTCACTGACTGGGCTGGCCATTTGGATCATCGGCTTTTATTATCAGCGCTCGGAACTACTTGTCCTGACTTATGCCATTTTTGCCTTTTTCATCAACCTGATCCGAGAGATCATCAAGGATATTGAAGACAGAGAAGGTGACCGAAAGCATGGTTGTAAAACCCTGCCCATAGTACTAGGCTTTAGGGCCACCAAAAACATCATATTCATTATTGCTGCCATATTTATAACGGCCATTCTTGTCGTAGCTTACAAAGTCAACAATCCGCTTTTGTATATATACTTTGGTGGCTTGGGGATATTGTTTTTCCTTTTTATGTACAAAATCTACTATGCCGACCGAAAAAGTCATTTCACTCAGTTAAGCCGATTATCCAAATTACTAATGCTCACGGGGGTCATCAGCATGGCTTTTCTATAG
- a CDS encoding REP-associated tyrosine transposase, with the protein MAFTYKIRDQYGIYFVTFTVKQWVDVFSRKVYTNLLIESIKHCQKHKGLLVYAYVIMTNHCHLIVGSKKEPLSDIIRDLKKYTAKSIIKAIEENPHESRKNWLLWLLKKDNGIWFWKEGYHGEEITSQYFLDTKIRYIHQNPVKAGIVEKEEEYLLSSCGEFYGIRKCPIELAPL; encoded by the coding sequence ATGGCTTTTACGTATAAAATCAGAGATCAATATGGAATTTACTTTGTGACATTTACAGTCAAGCAGTGGGTAGATGTTTTTTCGCGCAAAGTATATACAAACCTTCTTATTGAGAGTATAAAACATTGTCAAAAACATAAGGGATTATTGGTTTATGCCTATGTCATCATGACCAACCATTGCCATCTTATAGTTGGAAGTAAAAAGGAACCGTTAAGTGATATTATAAGGGATTTGAAAAAATACACGGCAAAAAGCATTATCAAAGCCATTGAAGAAAACCCTCATGAAAGCAGAAAAAACTGGTTATTATGGCTATTGAAAAAGGACAATGGTATCTGGTTCTGGAAAGAGGGCTATCATGGTGAAGAAATCACTTCCCAATATTTCCTTGACACCAAAATCCGCTATATTCATCAAAATCCTGTAAAAGCAGGGATTGTCGAAAAAGAAGAAGAATACTTGCTGAGTAGTTGTGGTGAATTCTATGGAATCAGAAAATGTCCCATAGAACTCGCTCCATTATAG
- the mrdA gene encoding penicillin-binding protein 2, with protein sequence MNENRHSVITVVIIIVGIVLLTKLFVIQVLDDSFLRRAERNAVQRIVDYPYRGLVYDRHGELLVYNNPVFDLMVIPKEFNIEDTAKFCKLFQIEKDQLIERYQKARKYSYVKPSPLIKQISNTEFARIQDYLIDYPGLFIMTRSVRAYPDSVGASALGYIAEIQPKQLERDSANYYNQGDYIGHSGIESYYEKILRGKKGAKYKMVNVRGVDKGSFKNGQLDTASIPGENLQSTIDLELQKYGEKLMEGKKGSVVAIEPKTGEILSIISAPVYNPNLLAGAAYGKNYGKLLNDSTMPLFNRPIMAMYPPGSIFKIVQSLIGLQWGIITPNTTFACNKALVACHNHPSPVNLFGAIRNSCNPYYYQAYRLMINQDVSSNTYTDTQIGLDKWHEAVEKFGLGNRLGIDLPSEKSGSVPSSLLYDRMYGKNRWKYSTIYSLSIGQGEMQVTPVQMANLAAIFANKGYYYTPHLIKSVDGDPEKIPEEYQIKHEVGVSPHHFDMVQDAMAEALYGTAMRAIISDITIAGKTGTAQNPHGEDHSVFVAFAPKENPQIAIAVYVENAGWGGRAAASTASLMIEKYLRGHIERPALEDYVLVGDFGD encoded by the coding sequence ATGAATGAGAACCGGCACAGTGTCATCACTGTGGTCATTATTATTGTCGGCATAGTTTTATTAACTAAGCTTTTTGTCATCCAAGTACTGGATGACAGTTTCCTGAGGCGTGCAGAAAGGAATGCGGTCCAAAGAATAGTCGATTATCCCTATAGAGGATTGGTCTATGACCGCCATGGAGAGTTGCTTGTTTATAATAATCCTGTCTTTGACCTGATGGTCATCCCAAAAGAATTCAACATTGAAGACACGGCCAAATTCTGCAAACTGTTCCAAATTGAAAAAGATCAACTTATAGAGCGCTATCAGAAAGCTAGGAAATACTCCTATGTAAAACCTTCCCCTCTGATCAAACAAATCTCCAACACGGAATTTGCCAGAATTCAGGACTACCTGATCGACTACCCCGGCCTATTTATCATGACACGGTCAGTTCGGGCATACCCTGATTCTGTAGGCGCCAGTGCATTAGGCTATATTGCTGAAATCCAGCCCAAGCAATTGGAAAGAGATTCTGCCAATTATTATAATCAAGGAGATTATATTGGACATTCCGGCATTGAATCTTATTATGAAAAAATCCTAAGAGGCAAAAAAGGAGCAAAGTATAAAATGGTCAATGTACGAGGAGTTGATAAAGGCTCCTTTAAAAATGGCCAACTGGATACCGCCTCTATTCCTGGTGAAAATCTTCAATCGACCATAGACCTGGAATTACAGAAGTATGGTGAGAAACTAATGGAAGGCAAAAAAGGCTCAGTAGTAGCCATCGAACCTAAAACAGGTGAAATACTTTCCATCATTTCTGCACCAGTATATAATCCTAATCTATTGGCTGGAGCCGCATATGGAAAGAATTATGGTAAGTTACTCAATGACTCCACGATGCCATTGTTCAATAGGCCCATCATGGCCATGTATCCCCCTGGATCTATCTTTAAAATCGTACAATCCCTTATCGGACTACAGTGGGGTATCATTACACCCAATACCACTTTTGCCTGCAACAAAGCCTTGGTTGCTTGCCATAACCACCCAAGTCCTGTAAATTTATTTGGCGCCATCCGAAACTCCTGTAATCCCTATTACTACCAGGCTTACCGATTGATGATCAACCAAGATGTATCTTCTAATACCTACACTGATACCCAAATAGGATTGGATAAATGGCATGAAGCGGTTGAAAAATTCGGGCTTGGAAACAGATTGGGCATTGATTTACCATCAGAAAAAAGTGGCAGTGTCCCCTCAAGCTTACTATATGATCGAATGTATGGTAAAAACAGATGGAAATACTCTACCATATATTCCCTATCCATAGGTCAGGGAGAAATGCAAGTAACCCCAGTTCAGATGGCCAACCTTGCCGCCATCTTTGCCAATAAAGGATATTACTATACTCCCCATTTGATTAAATCTGTGGATGGAGACCCTGAAAAAATACCTGAAGAATATCAGATCAAACATGAAGTAGGCGTGTCTCCTCATCACTTTGACATGGTTCAGGACGCCATGGCTGAAGCACTTTATGGCACTGCCATGAGGGCTATCATCAGTGACATCACCATAGCCGGTAAAACCGGTACGGCCCAAAACCCCCATGGTGAGGACCATTCGGTATTCGTTGCTTTTGCGCCCAAGGAAAATCCACAAATTGCCATTGCTGTATATGTGGAAAATGCTGGCTGGGGCGGACGTGCTGCTGCAAGTACGGCCAGCTTGATGATAGAGAAATATTTAAGAGGACATATAGAAAGACCGGCTTTGGAAGACTATGTTTTGGTCGGCGATTTTGGAGACTAA
- a CDS encoding rod shape-determining protein, whose product MGLFDFFSSDIAIDLGTANTLIIHKEKIVVDEPSIIAIDKSSNRILAVGREAMNMHEKTHENIKTIRPLKDGVIADFYAAEQMIRGLIKMIPGHKKGMFPQSHRMVICIPSGITEVEKRAVRDSAEHAGAKEVYMVYEPIAAAIGIGIDIEKPMGSMIVDIGGGTTEIALIALSGIVADQSIRVAGDTFTKDILDYMRRQHNLLIGERSAEKVKIAIGSALTELDDAPEDYEIRGRDLMTGIPKVIKVSYSEIAFALDKSVSKIEEAVLKALEIAPPELSADIYDNGIHLTGGGALLKGLDKRLHQKTKLPIHIAEDPLRAVVRGTGTALKNINSFRTVLMT is encoded by the coding sequence ATGGGATTATTCGACTTTTTCTCAAGTGATATAGCTATAGATTTAGGTACTGCCAATACCCTTATTATACATAAAGAAAAGATCGTAGTGGACGAACCCTCGATCATTGCCATAGACAAATCCAGCAACAGGATTTTGGCGGTAGGTCGTGAAGCGATGAACATGCATGAAAAAACGCATGAAAATATCAAAACGATCCGTCCATTAAAGGATGGTGTGATAGCGGATTTCTACGCTGCAGAGCAAATGATCAGGGGATTGATCAAAATGATTCCTGGACATAAAAAAGGCATGTTTCCCCAATCTCACCGAATGGTAATCTGTATTCCTTCAGGAATCACCGAGGTAGAGAAAAGAGCGGTAAGGGATTCTGCAGAGCATGCCGGTGCCAAGGAGGTGTATATGGTTTACGAACCAATCGCCGCGGCTATCGGTATCGGCATAGACATAGAAAAGCCTATGGGCTCCATGATCGTTGATATCGGGGGTGGTACTACGGAAATTGCCTTGATAGCCCTTTCAGGTATAGTTGCTGACCAGTCCATAAGAGTTGCCGGTGATACTTTCACCAAGGACATCTTGGACTATATGAGAAGGCAGCATAACCTACTCATCGGTGAAAGGTCAGCTGAAAAGGTAAAAATAGCCATTGGTTCTGCCTTGACTGAATTGGACGATGCTCCTGAAGATTATGAAATCAGGGGCCGTGACCTGATGACAGGCATTCCAAAGGTCATCAAGGTTTCCTATTCGGAAATCGCCTTTGCTTTGGATAAATCAGTTTCCAAAATTGAAGAAGCCGTATTGAAGGCATTGGAAATCGCTCCACCGGAACTCTCTGCGGATATTTATGATAATGGCATCCACCTTACGGGGGGTGGCGCATTGTTAAAGGGACTGGACAAGAGACTTCATCAGAAGACCAAACTCCCTATTCATATCGCTGAAGATCCTTTAAGAGCAGTAGTAAGAGGAACAGGTACTGCCCTGAAAAATATAAATAGTTTCAGAACCGTCCTGATGACCTGA